GCGCTCATGATGCCGCCCGCGTGGCCCGCGCCCTCACCGGCCGGGAACAGGTTCGCGAAGCCCTCGGCGCGGAAGGTGCGCGCGTCGCGCGGCAGGCGGACGGGCCCCGAGCTGCGCGACTCGACGCCCACGAACATTCCCGCGTCGCTCGCGAAGCCCGGGATCTCGCGGTCGAAGCGGCCGAGCGCGCGCCGCAGCGCGTCGGCGATCCAGCCGGGCAGCAGCGCGTCGATGCGCGCCGGCACCGCGCCGAGCTTGTAGCTCGTCGCGCGCAGCGCGCGGCTCGCGCGGCCGGCGAGGAAGTCGTCGACGCGCTGTGCGGGCGCGGCGAACCCGCCGCCGCCCGCCTCGTAGAAGCGCGCCTCGAGCTCCTCCTGGAACGCGACGCCCGCGAACGCGTCGTCGCCCGCGAGCCGCCGCGGGTCCACCGTCACCACGATGCCCGCGTTCGCGAAGGGCGACGAGTGGCGCGAGTTGCTCATGCCGTTCGTGCACAGGAGGCCCGGCTCGGAGACGGCGGCGACGATCTGTCCGCCCGGGCACATGCAGAAGCTGTGGACGCCCGGCGCGGCGCCGTCGGCGCGCCGGACGAGCGCATAGTAGGCGGGGCCGAGCGCGTCCGACACCGCCGTGCGCGGCCCGTAGCGCCCTCGGTCGACGAGCTCCTGGGGGTGCTCGACGCGCACGCCGAGCTGGAAGGGCTTCGCGACCGCGACGACGCCGTCGCGCACGAGCGCGCGCAGCGTGTCGCGCGCGCTGTGCCCGACGGCGAGCACGACGGCGTCGGCCTCGACGTCGCCGTGCGTCGTGCGCACGGCCGTCACGCGTCGATCCGCGTCGCCGGCCGCCGTGCGCAGCCCCTCGACGCGCACGCCGAAGCGGAACGCGACGCCGAGCGCCTCGAGCCGCGCGCGCAGCCGCGGCAGCACGCGGTGCAGCACGTCCGTGCCGATGTGCGCGCGCGCGTCGAACGCGATCGCCTCGGGCGCGCCGCACTCGACGAGCGCGCGCACGATCGGCTCCTCGAGCGCGTGCTGCGTGCGCGTATAGAGCTTCCCGTCGGAGTAGGTCCCCGCACCGCCCTCGCCGAACAGCAGGTTCGCCTCGCGGTCGATCTCGTGCGTGCGCACGAAGCGCGCCACCGCGCGACCGCGCTCGCGCAGCGCCGGCCCCCGCTCGAGCACGTCGACGCGCACGCCGTGGAGTGCGAGCACGTGTGCGGCGAAGACGCCGGCCGGCCCGCTCCCGACGACCACGGCGCGCCGCCCGCGCCAGCCGGGCTGCGCGTCGGCGACCTCGAGCCGCGCGGGCGGAGGGAGCTCGCGCGCGCGGTTCGCGGACACGGCGCGCGCGATCGCCGCGCGCGACGCCGAGCGGGCGACGGCGACGTCCGCGTGGACGACGAAGCGCAGCGCGTGCGCGCCGCCGCGCCGCCGCGCGTCGAGCGCCTTGCGCGCGACCCGCAGGTGCTCGACCTCGTGCGCGGCGATTCCGAGCGCCGCGGCGGCGCGCGCGCGGAGCGCGCTCTCCGGCTCGTCCGTGCCGAGCTCGAGCGCGAGCACGCGCAGGCGCGCGTCCGCATCCGCGTGCGCGCTCGCGGTGCGGTCGCGGTCGCCGGCGCGGTCGCGGAGTGCGTCGTCGTCGGGGGCCACGGCGCGCGGAGCATATCCCGCCCCGCGTCGCCGCCGCGCTTCAGCGGGCGAGGGCGGCGAGCGCCTCGGCCGTGCGCTCCCACGTCGCGCCCGCGTCGGAGAGGGGTGCGGCGAGGAGATCGGTCATTCCCGCGTCCGCGTAGCGCGCGAGCGCGCCGGCGACGGCGCGCTCGTCGCCGACGATGCACGCGTCCGCGATGTCGTCGGTGCCGCCGAGCTCGACCATCCGCCGGTAGCGCGGGAGCTGCATGTACGTCGCGAAGTGCGCGCGCGCGGCGTCGCGCGCGCGCGCGGCGTCGTTCGTCACGAGCACCGGGACGACGCCCGCGATGCGCGGCTCGGGCCGGCCCGCGTCCTGCGCGGCGCGGCGGAGCTCGGGCGCGATCGCGCGCTCGATCGCGCGCGGCGGGCTCCACGTCGCGATCGTGCCGTCGGCGAGCGCGCCGGCCGCGCGCAGCATGAGCGGGCCGAGCGCGCCGACGAGCACGCTCCCGAGCGGGCTCGCGCCGGGCGTCCCGTAGATCGAGCCGACGCGGAAGAGCTCGCCCTCGAACTGCACGAGGCCCGCGTGCTCGCGCTCGCCGGCCGGCGCGGCGCCCGCGCGCAGCGCCGCGTCGAGCACACCGAGGTATTCGCGCACGTGCTGCGCCGGGCGCTCGTAGGCGAGCCCGTGCATCGCGATCACGGCCTCGTTCGAGCAGCCGATGCCGAGCTCGATCGGGCGCCCGATCGCGGCCTGCACGGTCGCGGCCTGGCGCGCGAGCGCGAGCGGGTGGAACAGGTAGGTCGGGATCACGGCCGTGCCGAGCGCGATCGCGCGCGTCGCGTCGCCCGCGGCCTGGATCGAGGCGAGCGCGTCGAGCGACCAAGGCAGGTAGGGCACCCACGCGCTCGCGAAGCCGAGCGCCTCGGCGCGCTGCGCGCGCGCGCGCACCTCGGCGACGTCCGACCCGCCGCCCCACGTCTCGGAGACGAAGATCCCGATGCGCACGCGCCTTCCTCCTGCCGCCGCACGCACCGGCTCGGGTGCGCGCTCCCGCCTTGCCCGGGCCGCGGCGCGCATGGTATCGACGGCGGCGCGCGAGAGGGGGAGCGAATGCCGGGTGTGCCCGCGACCGCCGAGGACGTCGATGCGCGCTGGCTCGAGGCCGCACTCGCCGCGCGCCACCCGGGCGTGCGCGTCGCGGGCGTCGAGCTCGTCGAGGCGCACGAGGCGACGAACGCGCACGCGCGTCTTCGCGTCGCGTACGAGGCGGACGCTGGATGCCCGGCGACGCTCTTCTGCAAGCTCCTGCCGACGCGGGAGCCGACGCGCGCCGCGATCGCCGCGACCGGCATGGGCCTGCGCGAGGCGCTCTTCTACGAGCGGCTCGCGCACCGGCTCGCGCTCCGCACGCCGGCCGTGCACGCGGCGCTCTGCGACGAGGCGACGGGCGCCTTCGCGCTCCTGCTCGAGGACCTGCGCGCGACGGGCTGCACGATCTCGACCGGGCCGGAAGGCGTCGCGCCCGACGCGGCCGCGCGTGCGCTCGAGGAGCTCGCGCAGATGCACGCTCGCTATGCGAGCGCCGAG
This Myxococcota bacterium DNA region includes the following protein-coding sequences:
- a CDS encoding FAD-dependent monooxygenase, which gives rise to MAPDDDALRDRAGDRDRTASAHADADARLRVLALELGTDEPESALRARAAAALGIAAHEVEHLRVARKALDARRRGGAHALRFVVHADVAVARSASRAAIARAVSANRARELPPPARLEVADAQPGWRGRRAVVVGSGPAGVFAAHVLALHGVRVDVLERGPALRERGRAVARFVRTHEIDREANLLFGEGGAGTYSDGKLYTRTQHALEEPIVRALVECGAPEAIAFDARAHIGTDVLHRVLPRLRARLEALGVAFRFGVRVEGLRTAAGDADRRVTAVRTTHGDVEADAVVLAVGHSARDTLRALVRDGVVAVAKPFQLGVRVEHPQELVDRGRYGPRTAVSDALGPAYYALVRRADGAAPGVHSFCMCPGGQIVAAVSEPGLLCTNGMSNSRHSSPFANAGIVVTVDPRRLAGDDAFAGVAFQEELEARFYEAGGGGFAAPAQRVDDFLAGRASRALRATSYKLGAVPARIDALLPGWIADALRRALGRFDREIPGFASDAGMFVGVESRSSGPVRLPRDARTFRAEGFANLFPAGEGAGHAGGIMSAAIDGARAAQAMLRSPAPLSSSQG
- a CDS encoding TIGR03564 family F420-dependent LLM class oxidoreductase, which produces MRIGIFVSETWGGGSDVAEVRARAQRAEALGFASAWVPYLPWSLDALASIQAAGDATRAIALGTAVIPTYLFHPLALARQAATVQAAIGRPIELGIGCSNEAVIAMHGLAYERPAQHVREYLGVLDAALRAGAAPAGEREHAGLVQFEGELFRVGSIYGTPGASPLGSVLVGALGPLMLRAAGALADGTIATWSPPRAIERAIAPELRRAAQDAGRPEPRIAGVVPVLVTNDAARARDAARAHFATYMQLPRYRRMVELGGTDDIADACIVGDERAVAGALARYADAGMTDLLAAPLSDAGATWERTAEALAALAR